In Clostridium sp. SY8519, one genomic interval encodes:
- a CDS encoding 5-formyltetrahydrofolate cyclo-ligase, with translation MKSKQEVRKEYMALRNAVSKEDNYQASAQIIEQIMEHLDFDAYEEYLLFYPLEHEINLLPLAAQLLQIGKQVAFPRVHGDTMDFYQVTNLRKDFAEGCFHVMEPQTEVPANLRSSICFVPGLVYDSRFFRLGYGKGYYDRYLSAYPQIDSAGICSNRFFLPEIPVDERDVSVDRIFTETGVYYNERMNE, from the coding sequence ATGAAAAGCAAGCAGGAAGTCAGAAAAGAGTATATGGCGCTGCGGAATGCTGTTTCAAAAGAAGATAATTATCAGGCTTCCGCACAGATTATCGAACAGATTATGGAGCATCTGGATTTCGATGCCTATGAGGAATATCTGCTGTTTTATCCGCTGGAGCATGAAATCAATCTTCTGCCCCTTGCCGCGCAGCTGCTTCAGATCGGAAAACAGGTGGCGTTTCCCCGTGTGCATGGGGATACCATGGATTTCTATCAGGTAACGAATCTGAGAAAAGATTTTGCAGAAGGCTGTTTTCATGTGATGGAACCCCAGACCGAAGTCCCGGCAAACCTTCGGTCTTCCATTTGTTTTGTGCCCGGTCTGGTCTATGACAGCCGTTTTTTCCGCTTGGGATACGGGAAGGGATACTATGACAGATATCTGTCCGCTTACCCGCAGATTGATTCTGCCGGTATCTGCTCCAACCGTTTTTTTCTTCCGGAAATCCCTGTGGATGAGCGGGATGTGTCAGTGGACCGGATTTTTACAGAAACCGGCGTATATTATAATGAAAGAATGAACGAGTAG
- the proB gene encoding glutamate 5-kinase, which yields MDYHDYFKYKRRIVVKIGSSSLQHVNSGRTDYIKLEKLVRELCDYRNQGMDVCLVSSGAVAVGRAAIGLQEPPADIATKQACAAVGQGRLMMAYQRLFSEYNQTAAQVLLTKNTMFHDHSRSNAKNTFEELFRLGIIPVVNENDTVSTYELSCLMQFGDNDTLSAIVASLIHADLLILLSDIDGLYTDDPRENPDARLIEQVTSMDDHISAMAKDSTGSTVGTGGMTTKLTAAKIVTRTGADMIIANGADVGILHQIMEGKFRGTFFRGQKESSFDLREFIRDSVDIGEDNGGEQ from the coding sequence ATGGATTATCACGATTATTTTAAGTATAAACGAAGAATCGTTGTAAAAATCGGTTCCTCTTCGCTGCAGCATGTGAACAGCGGCAGAACTGATTATATCAAATTGGAAAAACTGGTGCGGGAACTGTGTGACTACAGGAATCAGGGCATGGATGTCTGCCTGGTCAGTTCCGGCGCGGTGGCGGTAGGCCGGGCAGCCATCGGCCTGCAGGAACCGCCGGCTGATATCGCCACCAAACAGGCCTGTGCCGCAGTGGGACAGGGGAGACTGATGATGGCCTACCAGCGTCTGTTCAGCGAATACAATCAGACGGCTGCGCAGGTGCTTCTGACAAAAAACACGATGTTCCATGACCATTCCAGGTCCAACGCGAAAAACACCTTTGAAGAGCTGTTCCGCCTGGGAATCATTCCTGTCGTAAATGAGAATGACACGGTATCCACCTATGAGTTAAGCTGTCTGATGCAGTTCGGGGACAATGATACCCTGTCAGCCATTGTGGCATCCCTGATTCACGCGGATCTTCTGATCCTTCTGTCAGATATTGACGGACTGTATACCGATGATCCCAGAGAAAATCCCGACGCCCGACTGATTGAACAGGTCACATCCATGGATGATCACATTTCCGCCATGGCAAAAGACAGCACCGGAAGCACCGTCGGCACCGGCGGGATGACCACAAAGCTTACCGCAGCTAAAATTGTCACCCGCACAGGCGCGGACATGATCATTGCCAATGGCGCGGATGTGGGAATTCTCCATCAGATTATGGAAGGAAAGTTCCGCGGCACATTTTTCCGCGGACAGAAAGAGAGTTCCTTCGATCTGCGGGAATTTATCCGGGACAGCGTAGACATCGGCGAGGATAATGGAGGAGAACAATGA